A region of Candidatus Methylomirabilis tolerans DNA encodes the following proteins:
- a CDS encoding dihydroorotate dehydrogenase electron transfer subunit, whose translation MSPTECQVEVTANREIAPSYFSMRLVGPRLLARFRPGQFLMLGWTDGLDPLLSRPMSIRRARQFKVQSSKFQAQKDSSTNPKPEAWIAEVEILYKVCGRGTTLLAAMRPGRLLRALGPLGNGFEIPRHATEVFLVAGGIGAPPIAALAEGLAVRRASCETKMTVFLGGRSKADLLCTVDLKRAGAKIHVATEDGSAGYKGLVTERLEQHLHTPHPTPHTRLYACGPHPMLAALASIAEKYELPYQASLEAGMACGFGACMGCVVPVKGGGRDLSASQAGRTYRLVCKDGPV comes from the coding sequence ATGAGCCCAACCGAGTGTCAGGTTGAAGTAACGGCAAATCGGGAAATTGCGCCGTCATACTTTTCGATGCGCCTGGTCGGTCCTCGACTCCTGGCCCGATTCCGTCCTGGCCAGTTTCTCATGCTCGGATGGACCGATGGACTCGACCCGCTCCTGTCTCGACCGATGAGTATCAGGCGCGCAAGACAGTTCAAAGTTCAAAGTTCAAAATTTCAAGCTCAAAAAGACTCTTCCACGAACCCGAAACCCGAAGCATGGATCGCGGAGGTGGAGATCCTCTATAAGGTGTGTGGCCGAGGGACGACGCTTCTGGCGGCGATGCGTCCAGGGAGGTTGCTCCGAGCTCTCGGCCCCCTGGGGAACGGCTTTGAAATTCCACGTCATGCCACGGAGGTGTTCTTGGTTGCTGGAGGAATCGGTGCGCCTCCCATCGCCGCCCTTGCCGAGGGGCTTGCCGTGCGTCGAGCATCATGCGAAACGAAGATGACCGTCTTTCTCGGCGGGAGATCGAAGGCTGATCTGCTGTGCACCGTCGATTTGAAACGAGCTGGGGCAAAGATTCACGTGGCTACAGAAGATGGCAGCGCCGGATATAAAGGACTGGTCACGGAACGACTAGAGCAGCATCTTCACACCCCACACCCCACACCCCACACTCGTCTCTATGCCTGCGGCCCGCATCCCATGCTGGCGGCTCTGGCGTCGATTGCCGAAAAATATGAGCTGCCATACCAGGCCTCCCTGGAAGCGGGCATGGCCTGCGGCTTTGGCGCCTGTATGGGCTGCGTGGTGCCGGTGAAGGGGGGCGGACGAGACCTATCTGCCAGCCAGGCAGGTCGAACCTACCGCCTCGTCTGCAAGGACGGGCCGGT